Proteins encoded within one genomic window of Lynx canadensis isolate LIC74 chromosome B4, mLynCan4.pri.v2, whole genome shotgun sequence:
- the LOC115518532 gene encoding olfactory receptor 6C75-like — MRNYTAVTEFILLGLTNDPQWQVVLFVFLLATYMLSVTGNLIVIILTLSDPHLKTPMYFFLRNFSFLELSFTSVCIPRFLVTIVTGNRTISYNDCVAQLFFFILLGVTEFYLLAAMSYDRYVAICKPLHYMTIMNHRVCILLVFSSWLAGFLIIFPPVILLQKLEFCASNVIDHFICDSSPILQLSCTNTRFLELMAFILAVVTLMVTLTLVMLSYTYIIRTILKIPSKSQRKKAFSTCSSHMIVVSLSYGSCIFMYIKPSARERVTLNKGVAVIITSVAPLLNPFIYSLRNQQVKQAFKNMVQRMVFSLYK, encoded by the coding sequence atgagaaattacACAGCAGTAACAGAATTTATTCTTCTCGGATTGACAAATGACCCACAATGGCAGGTTGTACTTTTCGTATTTCTTCTTGCTACCTACATGCTTAGTGTGACTGGGAACCTGATCGTTATCATTCTCACACTTTCAGATCCCCACTTAAAGACTCCAATGTATTTCTTCCTTCGAAACTTCTCATTCCTAGAATTATCATTCACATCTGTCTGTATCCCCAGATTCCTTGTCACTATAGTGACGGGAAACAGAACTATTTCCTACAATGattgtgtggctcagttgttttTCTTCATCCTGTTGGGGGTGACAGAATTTTACCTTCTGGCTGCCATGTCCTATGACCGCTacgtggccatctgcaagcctcTCCATTACATGACCATCATGAATCACAGAGTCTGCATACTCCTTGTCTTTAGCTCATGGCTTGCAGGATTCCTGATCATCTTTCCACCAGTAATTCTGCTGCAGAAGTTGGAGTTCTGCGCCTCCAATGTAATTGATCATTTTATCTGCGACTCTTCTCCGATTCTACAGCTTTCCTGTACAAACACTCGCTTTTTAGAACTCATGGCATTTATTTTAGCAGTGGTAACACTTATGGTCACCTTAACACTAGTTATGCTCTCCTATACGTACATCATCCGGACAATTCTGAAAATTCCTTCCAAGAGTCAAAGGAAAAAAGCCTTTTCCACTTGTTCCTCCCACATGATAGTGGTCTCCCTCTCTTATGGAAGCTGCATCTTCATGTACATTAAGCCTTCTGCAAGGGAAAGGGTGACTTTAAACAAAGGGGTAGCTGTAATCATTACCTCAGTTGCTCCTCTCCTGAATCCTTTCATATATTCACTAAGGAATCAGCAGGTAAAGCAAGCCTTCAAGAACATGGTCCAGAGAATGgtcttttctttatataaatga